The genomic window ctaacacttatagatcaaatatgatgatcatcaAATTGTGTTtcaatagagtttttcaattgttcactatctcatagaaatatatatgaacaaattgaaacaaaatcggattgattcgtaatcgtacaaagtacttatacaagaatcaattcatggacATTAAGCCATtgtttgcattccttaattcataaatgtttttgttcatgagtatgagaatctacctggccgattttagaacttgaacccatgtgttcgccaaccaggtacgcgaacaacagctccggaccttggcttGTCCTGCCGTTCGTATTCCAGGTACGCGACCAGCCGTCCGGACCTAACTTAAGTAGAACCGTCTGCAtattaggtatgcaaacaagtttCCCGGACCTTATCAGTTAAAACCAttcacatactaggtacacaaGCAAGTGTTCCGGACCCGAATCATTACAAAACAGTTagtatactaggtatgcataccgtgttgtatccagacatggttaattgatctaaactcccatttcaatcattgaaacatccttagaagacgacaataactatctcacacaaactattagcttcaagtaattttcaggtgattgaatgatcaatacaaaactttccaagtcgacatcaaatgattgtctcacacaaatcatgtaagatatttgaaggaaattttcacatgatcatcttttgacttaatatttagtttccaacaaataaaatttttccaactaaactcgtcaagaataatgatgaacatagttaaagcaaaaatcttccaacacatattttgagaaatagataagcgagataaactcagctcgaaatatcaaatatgtataatgtaaaaaTCTATATAGTTATCTGACTTAGTCTCATGAGgatatataatagaatagacttctgagtgatagataagttttagtctccacataccttttgttgatgaagttccaccaagcTTCCCTAAGTAGATCTTTGTCTTCAGTCGATGAAAtccgtgaaatctaaagctcagctacacattttatccgagacataactacaagtagattagaaatcaagactatagttttgatcaactaaacttgacaaacaagcttgagataacaacgcatgcaagttcgacggagcaatgatctaacaacaaAGAAACTAGTTATTGATGATCTCACCAAGAAGGCAAAGAGACAAGGAAAAAAAGACCGAGTTTGACTCTATTTCACCGATTATCCGTCCGCTTATTCCTCTTTTCGACGAAAGTATTATAAaccaaacagaaaacaaaaaagtTTAACTAATCGTAAAGTTTTCAAGTTAGTTTTTCCGGCTCACCTAAATCGCATATGATCGAACCCGACTTGGACAGTTGCCACATTCGTCTCGTTGCATTAGACCATTAGTGAAACCTTAAAATGAATCAGCACAATGCACACATCAATGTGTACTTGACTAGTCAAAAGTCAACATAATTTGACAAAAAATTATGGAAAGTTCCTTATTATTCTATCTGACTAATCTCATCATCTATAAGAAACATCGAGTCAGCAAAAGATTCATATTCTTACATCTCAGGAAAGTCCAACGGATATTAACCATTTATTCTCACTCATTGGGATTATTGAAACCAGGTCCAGTTATTTTTTGTCTTGATAACtcaagtatcctgatcttgatcgattgttgagatgctcacttgatcaagatagatagaaattatcaaagttcttttcatctcagactttgttgatcccacaagttttatacttgtgaggtgagtaATAATCCAGGCTTcatttcgggttgcataagtcaaGATTTTGATGTTAGCTAgaatttgtctattgctatcgattttcatcaccttGATCTAACTTTTGATAGCAAAGGAAATCAAATATAGGCTCAATTTGTGAGAGgcaaattggtttaaagtcttcaattgagttgaagcaactcttagttagtgTGACTTCAACTAATTAAGGGAATCGATTGCGTGGAGTCTTGcttggattcaagaggcgtaaggaacgcgaatgtaactgaattgctgggagggtttaattcggtatcaactacatttcagtacgaaactaattggtagtaggctagtgtctgtagcggcttaaaacaTTTTAGTGttcaagctggactaggtcccagggtttttctgccttcgcggtttcctcgttaacaaaacttctggtgtctgtgttatttatttgtccgcattatattgtttatctttataattgaatatcgcaggttgtgcgttaatcaatcatagtaggtacatccgaccttgtttgttggatacaacttgattgattcttggacattggtgtttggtaccgttcaagtaatctcgttgtaattaggttcacggacttggttctgtaaacgttctaattgcaAGAGTTAAAGAGATATATGCCCGCtatataattccttgattgagtttaattaagttgaactctcagaattgtattgagtttgtccatacatatttcctaagaaaaagttggtggtgtattttggtaccttcCACGTTTTCAAAACATatttcctcaccttgatctttgatctaaacgaaaatcaaataggcttatctgttagaggcagattggtatcaaaagttttcacttcggctgaagcaactcttaggttgtaaaggacgtcagctaagggaatcaattgtgtagagctttgcgaggttcaagagatgtaggGAACGCGATTGTAACTTAATTGCTtgaagggtggattcggtctcaagtACATTCTAGTTCGAAGTCTgatggtaggctagtgtctgtagcaacttaatacaaattggtgttcaaatctggacgcgTGGTTTTCcagcaattgcggtttcctcgttaacagaacttctggtgtcttgtgttttttccctttccgcattatattgtttatatttataattggatttacgcaaGTTGTACGTAGTCAATTAGTAGGTACATCcatctaattgtgatcgattacgagactcgtttcttatagcatttgtatcttgaaagatagataacaagtttaattacttggcaaattccgattagattatttggataagactagattgatcttggatattgatttttgagatcgtccaagtactcttcttaacaatcaggtctACGAGCTCTTGTCTATATAGATACAGATTAAGAAGAGGTTAGATATATAAACTCCATATACATATCgccaaggatcattcagttggttgTCGAATGAAAAAGTAGGTGGTATACTCTaaatacttgcaattgtattaggttttgtccatataggttgccgaacgaaaaactTGGTGGTGTACTTGTTCTCCATGCGTTTTCAAAAGTAAGTCCACAAAACTCTTGATAAGTTTCTCAGCAAATTTTAGGAGAGAGGTGTCGACTCCATATGAAGGATTGCTGAAAAAGTGATTCTCATATAAAAAATGATTCAACAAAACGTAACAAAGGAAACATAATTCAATAAGATCCCTTAAACCATCATATGGtacccaatgtagtcaatatcggccgtatcggccgatatatcggggatatttcggatatcggcccagaacgatatgataagaaggatatcggggatacgatattcgcccgataatatcggccgtatcggtcgaatatcggccgtttcggtcaaatatcggccgtatcggtcgatacgaaattttcctacatttcctgatatgagacggtattggtcgttttctataaagtttaagggtaattttggcgaagaaagtcttccaggtggtagtagaggtgcatgtagctctcgaagcaagtctactaaagttactcttttgtttttttgataaaattgatgttatctattatatcttatccgaaaatgtgtggagaaatgtttaatataaaattatagtctctaaatctagaaccgatatttcaacgataatatccccgatataaaatcgtaccagtgtatcggtcccggccgagatgaaccgatatccgatattaactacattgatgGTACCTTAAAATTCTGGATACAAACCCACCATAAATGttttttaaatcatttttttcGGGTTCACCTAAACCGCATAAGACCGAACCCAACCAATCAACACGCATCAATGTGTACTTGAGTAGTCAAATGtcaacctataattttcaatttatTTGACTAACGATTATGGAAGGTTCCTTCCGATTATTCTATCTGACTAATCTCATATCTTTAAGAAACTCCGAGTCACCAAAAGATTCCCATTTACATCTCAGGACAATCCAACGGATATTAACCATCTATTCCTTATCTTCACTTTCCGCTTTATTCTCCTGAATTTCCGTAACGTAATTTCACTGTGCCCCAAAGTATAACCATCTTGATACTCAAGAATCACTAACCGTACAATTCGACCCCCTGCATCAAATCATCCGAATCTTGGTGGTGATCCCACCAGATAACACGGACCCATCAAAAAAATCTGATGTTACACACTTGATATTGGTAAAGGGTAGTTAAGACATTTCGACCAATATGCTAtctattcctttttttttccctttgGTATTAACAAACAAATGGAGTATAAAATTCTCTGCTCTCTACTCATATTCTTGGAAGCTCTCTTTCTCTTACATTTTCATTTCTATATATTCTGGGGTAAGAAATTTCCAAGAAATTgtgatttttttatttgaattttcttCTGTTCCCTGATCGTTTTTATTTGGttcagattttgattttgattttttaacatttttttttcatgattCAATTTGGAGTAGAAATGGAGATCGATAGAGCAATCAAAGGAAGTGAAGATACGAGATTGAAAACTAAGTATGATAACGCAATCTATGTTATCCAAAGAGCTCTTGCTTTGTACAAGTAAGTTAATCTGATTCGTTATATTCATGAAATTTTGTGATTCATCTTTAAATTCTTAATGTTTGATTAGTTTGATAACGAGTTTGagtgtttttttagggtttctattaaGATTTTACACTAGTGTGTGTGCTTCTGGTTTTTAAGTACAGCTAAATTTGTAGTTTGTTTGAGATTATGAGTGTACTGGACCAGATGTATGGATTTGGATGTTTATTGTTGAAATTTAGTTGACTGAGAAATTGCATGGATGTGCATGTTTTTAGTTTGGGAAATATTAGTAATCTGCTAGTGTTGATGTTTGAAAGCATTTGATTTCTTGAATATATTCTTTCTTGTTGGGTTATGGATTTTATGATTTGTTTCCAAAAACTTGGGAATTGAGATGTGAGTAATTTGGTGGAAAGAATGTCAATTGCTTAAAAGAGAACTGTCGTGAAAGAAGTTTGAGTGTGATGTGATGTTGTTTTGCTTATTGACTTAAATGCATTTAAGAGAATATGCCCAACACCAACCGTTAGGAACAGTTCTTTTCACAGGTGTAGATGTTATGCTTTTTGGTTTTAGGATTGGATATTTATATGTTCCAAATGAAGAATGATGGATCCACTTTATTGGTAACTCCGTTCACCTAGTTTTTTAGAAATGATTCTTATGGCTTTGGTTGGTAGATATTGGCACTAACTGTCGGAGGCATTGACAACTGTTCACTTGATTTTTAGGGCCTTAGGGACATGTTATTATATTGTCTGAGATAAGGAAATGATTTGCTCTAGTAGCCTTTATTAGGATGGTAAagttacagggggttagtcaatCGAGATTTGTGGAGATTTCGAAAGAATTTTAGAGACTTCTAAAATCTCCTGTTAGGCGATCGAGAGTTCTTCAAAATCTCAAACAATCTCTGTTATTGGATTGTGACTCTCTAAAAGTCTTCAGAACTCTCTGTTAttggatttggaatttgaaatcaatgacttatagttttgagaGACTTGTAGAGACTTTTATTATAAAACATACCATAAATGGCTAAAAAGAAGTCTCTCCTAAGTAAGTGAtattttgagagattttgttctttttcctttctttaaggattaaaatatcaaaatattGAAAACAATAACCAAATAAGCTACAATTAAATTCCAGAACCTAATAAGTTTCCAAGAGATTCAAATCCCTCATGTTCGTCTCGTTTCGATTTTATTGGCAAAATGGTTACAATTTATGTTAGCCATGCATGGAATAATACATTTTCATTGAAATATTCATATAttcattttgtaaaataaataaatatattttttgtctCCTGTGTGTAAGCTGAAATTCGTATATGTTTTATTGTCTAAATGAATCATCATAATTCCCTGAAAATCATTCAGagagtctctcaaaatctctAAACTCACGGAGAGTCACCCAAAATCTCTTGCATAAAAAGTATATGAATGTCTCTACTAATCCCAATTGACTAATCCCCTGTTAGTTTTTTAGTTTAGGTATATATGGCGTCTTTGTTGCATACAGTTCACTTGAATTATGAATCTGAGTCATTAATGACTTGAGAACAAGGTCATAATTGCAGTCACTGGTTTCTATCTCGACAGGTTTGAAGAGGTCGCCTTCAGCTTTAACGGAGGAAAAGATTCAACGGTAGTTTATCCTAAAGTTAAAAATTTATAATTAATTACATCAAATACCTGGACTTGGATTTGAAATGAATATGTGTTTGCAGGTTTTACTGCATCTTCTAAGGGCCGGTTATTATCTGCATAAAAAGAAACCTGATAGTTCTACTGGGACTCCAAAAAACTGTGATGAAAAATTTCCGTTAAGAACTATCTACTTTGAGAGCCCTTCTGCTTTTCCTGAGATCAACTCTTTCACTTATGAAGCAGCCGAAACGTAAGATATTTCTCATTGGtattttttttcagaaaaatgTATTATCCTTTAGGCATGGTGTGTTTACTTTCTCcctgttttcttttctttgcgcAGTTATGGCTTGCAAATCGAAGTTATTCGGCTAGATTTCAAGTCTGGCTTGGAGTCTTTAATAAAGGAAAAACCAACTGCAGCTATATTTCTTGGTACCCGAATTGGTGACCCAAATGCGGTATGTATTGGGTACACTGTGATGCTGTGACACATAGTATTACTCCAGCCTATACGATGTCTGCTATAATTCTTCGAGCATTATCATAAAGACTGGCTCTGATTGTGTGCAGGTTGGCCAAGAACAGTTTTCCCCTAGTTCTCCTGGATGGCCACCCTTCATGAGAGTGAATCCCATCCTGGATTGGTCTTATAGGTTCCTTCTTGACCAAACTTGTTCAGGATTCCACTTAGGATTAATCCACATTCTTTATATGTTAGTTGTTGGTTATTTCGAGTTGGTTTATATGTTGCGGAGATGGTGATGCTTATAACTTGATTTGTCTTTGATACAGGGATGTTTGGGCTTTTCTCTTAACTTGTCAAGTGCCATACTGCAGTCTTTATGACCAGGGGTAATATTTATGttaacaaattttaatttcatgtGATCCCTACATACAGAGCATGTTTGGAGTTTCTCACTAGATTCAATCTTAGAATCTTAATTTTTATATCAAATGTTTCTCCTTTAAATACTGTATCTGATCCCTATGTGTATATACAAAGGAAGGGTTTGTCTTTTCTTCTGCTTGGAGTTTCAAATTAGATTCAATATTAGATACTCTAGATTTTGACGTTAGTAGTTTCTCTTTTTACAGTTATACTTCAATAGGGAGCATATATGATACAGTTCCAAATGCATTATTGTGCATTGATGATTCCTCCTCCAGTAAAGAGAATTTCAAACCCGCGTACAAGCTTATAGATGGAAGGCTAGAAAGAGCTGGTAGAGCTAAAAAATGTTATCCATCGGCTTCTGGGGATGGTCCAGTCATTAGCAATGGTCTGACTGGTGTGGATTCTCATCAGGCGGGTACTCTGACAGCCTCAATCATCTCTGTTGGTGATGAGATTCTGTAAGTCCTTGGTTTCTGTACATCTAGTATTAGTTTATTGTGATTGCTCTCCTTACCgttcttttgttttctattttttgtgCTATGCTGAAATATTCATCTTTCAATTAAGGAGTTTAACTCAATCATCTCGAAACCTAGCATACCTCCAGCTATAAACAATGACTTTGGTCTTATTAATGTAGTTCTTTGGAATATAGGCTAGTTCACGTTAGTAATATGGATTTCCTATTGATGGCCTGAAGTGTTTCTGATGTATTCTTTTCCTCCACTTCCATAGCTCAGGTTCGGCACTGTTGAGGACCAAGTGGGACCATCGTTATGCAAAAAGTTACATTCTATAGGCTGGGCTGTATCGCGTACTGCCGTGGTTCGCAATGATGTAAGATGCTTATAACATGGATGGCTGTTGGTGAAATTGTTGGTGTAGGAAAACTGTTCACACTTCAACACTTTGATCACTTGCTTACTGTTTTTTTCGCGCATATCCAGGAGCTGGATAAGTCAACCATTATTTTGCACGACTAGGAGATTAAGAGTTGACCCGATTGAATTTGACTACTTATCAAAATATTAAGCCAGAAAATTTAATGTGAACCATTTGATCTGTCACATTCCTCCATAGATACGTATAACTTTTTTACTTCTGTAAAATGTATTAGACTTGTGATTTGATCACTGATTCGCTATATAGGTTGAAGAGGAATCCCTTGAATCTGAATTAACGTTGCTAAGTCGGTCCTTAAAATAGTAGTTGGCAGAAATCATCTCCCGTGCCTTTGCATAAAGCTTCAAAGCTTCCAGAGTATTTATTATTATAGGATTAACTTTCACATCTGTTTTTGATAAAAGGGACCATCTGCAATTATCAATATGTTGTTTGTTTGATTCTGATAAGCTTCAGAGACCAGTTCTCCTCATGTACAATTACTAGATAATGACCAATAGAGTTGTTAATCTTGAAGCACCCTTTATTtatttcttcttattgtcttCTTAACCTTTCACATAGCATCTTGTAGCGTGTGCATTTATCCCAATTCAA from Papaver somniferum cultivar HN1 unplaced genomic scaffold, ASM357369v1 unplaced-scaffold_19, whole genome shotgun sequence includes these protein-coding regions:
- the LOC113339031 gene encoding FAD synthase-like, whose amino-acid sequence is MEYKILCSLLIFLEALFLLHFHFYIFWEMEIDRAIKGSEDTRLKTKYDNAIYVIQRALALYKFEEVAFSFNGGKDSTVLLHLLRAGYYLHKKKPDSSTGTPKNCDEKFPLRTIYFESPSAFPEINSFTYEAAETYGLQIEVIRLDFKSGLESLIKEKPTAAIFLGTRIGDPNAVGQEQFSPSSPGWPPFMRVNPILDWSYRDVWAFLLTCQVPYCSLYDQGYTSIGSIYDTVPNALLCIDDSSSSKENFKPAYKLIDGRLERAGRAKKCYPSASGDGPVISNGLTGVDSHQAGTLTASIISVGDEILFGTVEDQVGPSLCKKLHSIGWAVSRTAVVRNDIDSVAEEVERQKSSADMVFLFGGVGSLHSDVSMAGIAKAFGVRTAPDEEFEEYLRHLTGDQCTGDRNEMAQLPEGITELLHHEMLPVPLIKCQNVIILSATNVDELDKQWDCLIGSESSSSQLKLMPPFLSKHLSTALADVKIAQFVSQLCLEFPDIRIGCYRKSRMGPQIVSFVGKDHARMELAVKALRQKFHPEAFSDISCG